A single window of Shewanella sp. Choline-02u-19 DNA harbors:
- a CDS encoding AraC family transcriptional regulator: protein MNNCDSIPNIHYRAPSIENSGIEVMDLECFRERLSRYDFDPYQPHRVNYFCFLFITKGQGQHLIDFKHYPYQSGSVIFVNRNQVHAFDSEDLPQGTMVNISTDFFSDSASNIRTSYFAPFHQSMASSPVLTTLPADLNESCTVLLREVKKAIYEGADDDVVVQLLISSLLIKLGRQRKSHLSHLSEHQKDRFDQFISLVEQHFFEAREALQYAQWMHTSYKNLNLLCKSCCGRTTKQLIDFRITLEIKRKLVMDGLSVQQTADDLGFEDITHFNKYFKRLTGFTPAAFKRKKSAEEPMQ from the coding sequence ATGAACAATTGTGATTCAATTCCCAACATTCACTACCGAGCTCCCTCTATAGAGAACTCTGGTATCGAAGTTATGGATCTTGAGTGCTTCCGCGAAAGGCTCAGTCGCTACGACTTCGATCCCTACCAACCCCACCGAGTGAATTATTTCTGTTTCCTGTTCATTACCAAAGGGCAAGGGCAACATCTAATCGACTTCAAACACTATCCCTACCAGTCGGGCAGTGTTATTTTTGTTAATCGCAATCAAGTACACGCCTTCGATTCAGAGGATTTACCACAAGGTACTATGGTCAACATTAGCACGGACTTCTTCTCCGATAGCGCTTCCAATATACGCACTTCTTACTTTGCTCCGTTTCATCAAAGCATGGCGTCATCGCCCGTTCTAACGACACTACCTGCGGATTTAAACGAGAGCTGCACCGTGCTGTTAAGAGAGGTGAAAAAGGCCATTTATGAGGGAGCTGACGATGATGTGGTGGTGCAGTTACTGATCTCCAGCTTATTGATCAAATTAGGCCGGCAGAGAAAGAGTCATCTTAGCCACTTGAGTGAGCATCAAAAAGATCGCTTCGACCAGTTTATCAGTCTAGTGGAACAACATTTCTTCGAGGCTAGGGAAGCCCTTCAATATGCACAGTGGATGCACACAAGCTACAAGAACTTAAACCTACTATGCAAATCATGCTGTGGCCGCACAACCAAGCAATTAATCGATTTCAGAATCACGCTTGAGATCAAGCGCAAGCTCGTTATGGACGGTCTATCAGTACAACAAACTGCTGATGATCTAGGTTTCGAAGATATTACCCACTTTAATAAATATTTCAAACGGTTAACAGGTTTCACTCCGGCAGCCTTTAAGCGGAAAAAGAGTGCTGAAGAGCCAATGCAATAA
- a CDS encoding DUF2325 domain-containing protein, with translation MCDISATGTQAFNCFKGKRKLWELSAKLLCPVIGTCLTTSEIRKLAEKIVDKEQARKSDYWLHTWIVSNCDVKHHLSLTVQKHLDKKFTAAIKRFGLIKCRDELKPVWQQHIDRGASAEALWALLTHPLCDLTIEEMAYETIHMLSHQIGAGQGADLKRLHTVEKELLELKKSLDKSQQKAHQTISSKERQLGELQQQLAEIKADNLQLKEHCQRLEREGNNNAAALELKQLHNELASKNISLEILDKQKLQWQQKLQHSEENILGLTQKLQLQKQESRSLEGLVKQSLSPCNRCSAASCTDCPDLKGLKILCVGGLQRMTEQYRELVSRCNGEFSHHDGGVQDRSKRLDAMLWSADAVICASDCISHDAYYRLKRFCKQHNKRHLFIPSSGISSFAKAMDDVANEISCVNL, from the coding sequence ATGTGTGATATCTCAGCCACTGGAACACAGGCATTTAATTGCTTTAAAGGTAAACGTAAATTGTGGGAGCTAAGCGCTAAACTGCTATGTCCTGTCATAGGTACCTGTTTGACGACATCTGAGATCCGTAAGCTGGCAGAGAAAATTGTCGACAAAGAACAGGCTCGGAAAAGTGATTACTGGCTACACACTTGGATCGTTTCCAACTGTGACGTTAAACATCACCTGTCTTTGACGGTACAAAAGCACCTAGATAAAAAGTTTACTGCCGCTATAAAGCGTTTTGGTCTGATTAAATGTCGCGATGAGCTCAAACCAGTCTGGCAGCAGCATATAGATCGAGGAGCCAGCGCCGAAGCCCTATGGGCACTGTTAACGCACCCTTTGTGTGATCTGACTATTGAAGAAATGGCTTATGAAACCATTCATATGTTGTCTCATCAGATTGGGGCTGGCCAGGGAGCGGATCTTAAACGCCTACACACTGTTGAAAAGGAGTTGTTAGAACTGAAAAAATCGTTAGATAAAAGTCAGCAAAAAGCCCATCAGACTATCTCTAGTAAAGAGCGACAGCTAGGTGAACTACAACAACAGCTGGCTGAAATTAAGGCGGACAATTTGCAACTCAAAGAGCACTGCCAGCGCCTAGAACGAGAAGGAAATAATAATGCAGCGGCGCTTGAACTAAAGCAGCTACATAACGAACTGGCGAGTAAAAATATCTCGCTTGAGATTTTAGATAAACAGAAACTGCAGTGGCAGCAAAAACTGCAACACAGTGAAGAGAATATTTTGGGTTTAACTCAAAAATTGCAACTACAGAAGCAAGAATCCCGATCTCTAGAAGGGTTAGTAAAGCAGAGTCTGTCTCCCTGTAATAGATGCAGTGCCGCTTCTTGCACCGATTGTCCAGACCTTAAGGGGCTGAAAATTTTATGTGTTGGTGGCCTGCAGCGCATGACTGAACAATATAGGGAGCTGGTGTCTCGTTGTAATGGCGAATTCAGCCATCATGATGGCGGTGTCCAAGACCGTAGCAAGCGCTTAGATGCCATGTTGTGGTCTGCCGATGCGGTTATTTGCGCCTCCGATTGCATCAGCCACGACGCCTACTACAGATTGAAGCGATTCTGTAAGCAACATAATAAGCGTCACTTGTTCATCCCCTCTTCTGGCATATCAAGCTTTGCTAAAGCGATGGATGACGTGGCCAATGAAATAAGCTGCGTCAACTTATAA
- a CDS encoding D-Ala-D-Ala carboxypeptidase family metallohydrolase has product MNVLRIVLLLLVVMPITTVADVDKQTLDKIYQLDIKLTEEDLLVKVQGYPVPTYDAFHGWLIINDVEDRYDEITAFFAKQGVEKVIPIYLAMLQGTSWEMKGTSVFTFPEVDQWQSMANTLIFLQQEIVPIIGDVIPVSGDRSDEYNRLAGGAGQSKHMQFCALDMVPVKSYSREELMSKLKEIHRKVGQKYQAGLGIYGGIRFHIDTCGFRQW; this is encoded by the coding sequence ATGAATGTATTACGAATAGTACTGTTATTACTGGTGGTGATGCCTATCACCACGGTCGCCGATGTCGATAAGCAAACCCTCGATAAAATCTATCAGCTAGATATTAAGCTCACCGAAGAAGACTTGCTCGTTAAGGTGCAGGGCTATCCGGTGCCAACCTACGACGCCTTTCATGGTTGGTTGATTATTAACGACGTCGAAGATCGCTACGATGAGATAACAGCATTCTTTGCTAAACAGGGCGTCGAGAAAGTTATTCCTATTTACTTAGCGATGTTGCAAGGCACTAGTTGGGAGATGAAAGGCACCTCCGTTTTTACCTTTCCCGAGGTCGACCAATGGCAGAGCATGGCTAATACGCTGATCTTTTTACAGCAGGAAATAGTGCCGATTATCGGCGATGTGATTCCGGTCTCTGGTGACCGTTCCGATGAGTATAATCGCCTCGCTGGCGGTGCCGGACAGAGTAAGCACATGCAGTTCTGCGCCTTGGACATGGTGCCGGTTAAGAGCTACTCCCGCGAGGAATTAATGTCAAAGCTGAAGGAGATACATCGTAAGGTAGGGCAGAAATATCAGGCCGGTTTGGGTATCTATGGCGGTATTCGGTTTCATATCGACACCTGCGGCTTCCGCCAGTGGTAG
- a CDS encoding transposase: protein MPRKARANPIGVPQHIIQRGNNRQACFTSQQDFIAYAGWLKDYSKKFHVEIHAWVFMTNHVHLLCTPRRANAISQMMQSLGRQYVRYFNYTYKRSGTLWEGRFKSCLVQTEDYLIQLYRYIELNPVRADMVNDPCEYEWSSYQVNALGKASQLCTPHPAYLAINPKEKARQTCYRALFKYHLDTKIIDDIRQATHKGMAIGNDKFKDEIEKITGKSMRPKKLGRPSKATE from the coding sequence ATGCCAAGAAAGGCTAGAGCCAACCCTATAGGTGTGCCTCAACATATCATTCAACGCGGTAATAATCGCCAAGCCTGCTTTACTTCACAACAAGACTTTATTGCCTATGCAGGATGGTTAAAAGATTACAGCAAGAAATTTCATGTTGAAATCCATGCTTGGGTCTTCATGACAAACCACGTTCATCTACTTTGCACACCACGTAGAGCGAATGCTATTAGTCAAATGATGCAATCCCTTGGTCGACAATATGTAAGGTATTTCAATTACACCTATAAACGCTCAGGAACACTATGGGAGGGACGATTTAAGTCTTGCCTTGTACAAACAGAAGACTACTTAATTCAACTCTATCGCTATATAGAGCTTAATCCAGTTAGAGCCGATATGGTCAATGACCCTTGTGAATATGAATGGTCGAGTTATCAAGTCAATGCCCTAGGGAAAGCCTCGCAACTTTGTACACCTCACCCGGCTTACCTTGCGATTAACCCCAAAGAAAAAGCACGACAAACATGTTATCGAGCACTGTTTAAATATCATCTAGACACTAAGATCATTGACGATATTCGACAAGCAACCCACAAAGGCATGGCTATCGGAAATGATAAGTTTAAAGATGAGATAGAAAAAATAACAGGCAAAAGCATGAGACCAAAGAAACTAGGGCGACCTTCTAAGGCAACAGAATAA
- a CDS encoding Ig-like domain-containing protein: MMKFNGRSAPRKTLIAAMLLSLLSACGSDDDNDESTPPPAENNPPIANPSNAEAIVGTSILIDALANDTDADGDPLTIETVTVTSGAGTALIKENKILFVSDKVGATTLNYTISDGNGGEAESIVTVVVLSDEVALAYVGSNTCITCHTDKKTFFETGHNFKLTKVNGEKPIYPFSSIPNGILEFFDVNNTLGNPSSWADISYVIGGYKSSTMFIDQNGYIMTGNAVGTFPVPEGTEANAHMAWPWNPNDAPDSHGYDYCGRCHTTGWQDYTEGTGDYRNLNRQDDMPGMGGTFAMTGVQCESCHGGGSEHVKGPSKHNIVKLAEARVTGDYTSEDMGYAKAATCQECHTTDDAVRRYPDYQSPFEQEFGGVTLNARLLRTSGFGPEGRRDGRGGRHAATTLIGTDPDTGEAMGKKKDFTCSTCHNPHRSELNQDQPGHEDAMVRQCTDCHTKEFADVPDSEIAAAAHEFIAKCTDCHMPSSSHLLKIDLEGAKEDPRHFSADGDYMKPWLRAFDSCSGCHEDDYDERASRIGKIHL; encoded by the coding sequence ATGATGAAATTTAACGGGCGCAGTGCCCCACGCAAGACGCTCATTGCAGCCATGCTTCTCAGCCTTCTGAGTGCATGTGGCAGCGATGATGATAATGATGAGTCAACTCCTCCTCCAGCTGAAAATAATCCACCGATTGCTAATCCAAGCAATGCTGAAGCGATTGTCGGTACCAGTATTCTGATCGACGCCTTGGCCAACGATACCGATGCCGATGGTGACCCATTGACTATCGAAACCGTGACCGTGACATCAGGCGCAGGAACGGCATTGATTAAAGAAAATAAAATCTTGTTCGTGTCAGATAAAGTCGGTGCCACAACACTCAATTACACTATCTCAGATGGTAATGGTGGCGAGGCAGAGTCGATAGTCACTGTCGTGGTGCTATCAGATGAAGTGGCTCTGGCCTATGTCGGTTCCAATACCTGTATTACCTGTCATACAGATAAGAAAACCTTTTTCGAGACCGGCCATAACTTCAAGCTGACTAAGGTTAATGGAGAGAAACCTATCTACCCGTTTTCCTCTATTCCTAATGGAATCCTGGAGTTTTTCGATGTAAACAACACGCTGGGTAACCCTTCCAGCTGGGCCGATATCAGTTACGTTATCGGTGGTTACAAAAGCAGTACCATGTTCATCGACCAGAATGGCTACATCATGACCGGGAATGCGGTTGGTACATTCCCTGTTCCAGAGGGGACTGAAGCGAATGCCCACATGGCGTGGCCCTGGAACCCGAATGATGCACCGGATTCACATGGCTATGATTACTGCGGCAGATGTCACACTACCGGTTGGCAAGATTACACCGAAGGCACCGGTGATTATCGAAACCTAAACAGACAAGATGATATGCCGGGAATGGGCGGTACGTTCGCTATGACCGGGGTTCAGTGTGAAAGTTGTCATGGCGGCGGTAGTGAACACGTTAAGGGCCCGTCAAAACATAATATTGTTAAACTAGCTGAAGCACGTGTTACCGGAGATTACACTTCAGAGGATATGGGATATGCTAAGGCGGCTACCTGTCAGGAGTGTCATACCACCGATGATGCCGTCAGACGCTACCCGGACTATCAGTCTCCCTTTGAGCAGGAATTTGGTGGCGTAACCCTGAATGCACGCTTGTTGCGGACCTCCGGCTTTGGTCCCGAAGGGCGCCGAGATGGCCGTGGTGGCCGTCATGCTGCGACAACCTTGATAGGAACCGATCCGGATACTGGCGAGGCTATGGGTAAGAAGAAGGACTTCACCTGCTCAACTTGTCATAACCCTCACCGCTCTGAACTCAATCAGGATCAGCCGGGTCATGAAGACGCGATGGTAAGACAGTGTACCGATTGTCATACCAAGGAATTTGCCGACGTCCCTGATAGCGAAATAGCTGCTGCCGCTCACGAGTTCATCGCCAAGTGTACTGACTGTCATATGCCAAGTTCATCTCACTTGCTCAAGATCGATCTCGAGGGGGCAAAGGAAGACCCAAGACACTTCTCGGCAGATGGTGACTACATGAAGCCCTGGCTTCGTGCTTTTGATAGCTGTTCAGGTTGTCATGAGGATGACTATGATGAGCGAGCCAGTCGTATAGGGAAAATACACTTATAG
- a CDS encoding patatin-like phospholipase family protein: protein MSLNPYLPIKLEDNCPHIDNKFNSVSFPIAHTALVAEGGGQRGIFTAGVLDSWLEKGFNPFKLLIGTSAGAQNLSSYITNQPGFAQTSIASLSRDPHFFNLGRPLIGRSTIDLDWYFNRVGVVNEKGNGLLTHKLNTECGFKRLKQRELLISTTNSSNYQAQFFSPNQDNWLTLLKASSALPFLYRKGVKLGDEFHVDGGLSAPLPVEEAYKRGAHKIVVIRTLPKEYSAHTPWIYRLKSWICSSNQCPKAIDYFVHHEHAYRESLKFIESPPPGVEVIQIFPDKGLKSRLLGSKESDIHLDYQQGKQAGNKFMDQHLQSLVEFQPLVPEINKRTEARVARYC, encoded by the coding sequence ATGTCATTAAATCCTTATTTACCTATTAAACTAGAGGATAACTGCCCTCACATTGATAATAAATTCAACTCAGTTTCATTCCCCATAGCTCACACGGCGCTGGTTGCTGAAGGGGGAGGACAAAGAGGAATATTTACAGCTGGTGTTCTCGATAGTTGGCTTGAGAAAGGCTTTAACCCTTTTAAATTACTCATAGGAACCTCTGCTGGAGCACAAAATCTATCAAGTTATATTACCAATCAACCTGGTTTTGCCCAGACATCTATTGCGAGCTTGTCACGAGACCCCCACTTTTTTAACCTAGGGAGACCGCTAATAGGAAGAAGTACAATCGACCTCGACTGGTATTTTAATCGAGTAGGAGTGGTAAACGAAAAAGGAAACGGATTACTCACGCATAAATTAAATACCGAGTGTGGTTTTAAACGTTTGAAGCAGCGTGAACTACTTATTTCAACCACCAATAGTTCTAATTATCAGGCTCAATTTTTTAGTCCTAATCAAGATAATTGGCTCACTCTCTTAAAAGCTTCAAGTGCTCTTCCGTTTTTGTACAGAAAAGGAGTGAAACTTGGGGATGAGTTTCATGTTGACGGAGGACTATCCGCACCTCTTCCTGTTGAAGAAGCCTATAAACGTGGCGCTCATAAAATAGTTGTAATACGTACTTTACCAAAAGAGTATTCAGCTCATACTCCTTGGATTTATCGTTTAAAATCTTGGATATGTTCATCAAACCAATGCCCAAAAGCTATAGACTACTTTGTGCATCATGAACATGCCTACCGTGAATCACTTAAATTTATTGAGTCCCCTCCTCCCGGTGTTGAAGTTATCCAAATTTTTCCAGATAAAGGATTAAAGAGCAGACTATTAGGCAGTAAAGAGTCCGACATCCACCTCGATTATCAACAGGGTAAACAAGCTGGAAATAAATTTATGGATCAGCATTTACAATCCCTAGTCGAATTTCAGCCCTTAGTCCCAGAAATAAATAAACGAACTGAAGCTAGAGTCGCTCGCTATTGTTAA
- a CDS encoding RebB family R body protein → MAFPTAVNSQITDSVSQVNTKVLGDAPAVATGNFMLATSQALSNAAHNATTGQQNNSVTAQAALVQGVNTMFAIDVASAAEGTAKIYR, encoded by the coding sequence ATGGCATTTCCAACAGCAGTAAATAGTCAAATCACCGACTCGGTATCCCAGGTAAACACTAAAGTTCTTGGTGATGCGCCCGCTGTAGCAACCGGTAACTTCATGCTAGCAACCAGTCAGGCGTTGTCGAATGCGGCTCACAACGCAACAACTGGCCAGCAAAACAACAGCGTTACGGCTCAGGCTGCACTTGTGCAGGGTGTAAATACCATGTTTGCCATCGATGTCGCATCGGCAGCGGAAGGCACTGCAAAGATTTACCGATAA
- a CDS encoding methyl-accepting chemotaxis protein, with amino-acid sequence MINMSLKNKLLLFALLPVVVIFFSLMAITYNIESNNLERNITSFKDKLILDRKTMLKEEIEIGVQIVVYQRSLGEQGDVKAALRNVHFGKSGYFFIYDEQGISIFHGASADREGNNYLGMTDANGKKVVVGLLRAARSGDGIFSYHNDKPGGNGLVEKIGYGEMIPGTDWLIGTGAYVDDIEAEVREYRDVITQNMQDKAITILIIVLIIVLLITVAVLFIAQRMVHPIRNMVTNLEDIAKGEGDLTKRLHIEGHDEIAQLGRAFNLFVDKLQGIIKDVANVTQEVKSGADNINSQTQVMAEQLASHNNETDQVVTAITEMSATANEVALNTSQVAEATLAATGDVTKAQNCVDTSLTEVSSLMSEIDTAAAHINSLREQSQKINSVLTVIGGIAEQTNLLALNAAIEAARAGEQGRGFAVVADEVRSLASRTQTSTLEINEMLSELHNLVSLAVSTMDASQQSCLRSVESSRAISESLGAVTSAVTSINDMSTQIATAATEQSSVTEEINRNVFTIQDIVNELMSSSQSTSGVSHKLTQEGDTLGRLVGQFKV; translated from the coding sequence ATGATAAATATGAGTCTGAAGAATAAATTATTGCTATTTGCTCTTTTACCTGTGGTGGTGATCTTTTTTAGCTTAATGGCTATTACCTACAATATCGAGTCGAATAACCTTGAAAGAAATATTACTTCTTTCAAAGATAAATTAATTCTAGATCGCAAGACGATGCTAAAAGAAGAGATTGAAATTGGCGTTCAAATCGTTGTTTACCAGCGATCCCTGGGCGAACAAGGAGATGTTAAAGCTGCATTGCGTAACGTGCATTTCGGTAAGTCGGGTTATTTCTTCATCTATGATGAACAGGGCATTAGTATTTTTCATGGTGCTAGCGCTGATAGAGAAGGAAATAATTATCTTGGAATGACAGATGCCAACGGCAAAAAAGTTGTTGTCGGTTTACTTAGGGCTGCCAGAAGCGGTGATGGTATTTTTAGTTATCACAATGATAAACCTGGTGGGAATGGCTTAGTTGAGAAAATTGGTTACGGTGAGATGATCCCTGGTACCGATTGGTTAATTGGGACCGGTGCTTATGTTGATGATATCGAAGCAGAGGTTCGTGAGTATCGGGATGTTATTACACAGAATATGCAAGATAAGGCGATAACCATCTTGATTATCGTCCTTATTATTGTGTTATTGATAACGGTTGCAGTGTTATTTATTGCTCAGCGAATGGTTCATCCGATTAGAAATATGGTGACTAATTTAGAAGATATTGCCAAAGGAGAAGGGGATCTGACTAAGCGACTCCACATTGAGGGGCATGATGAGATAGCCCAGCTTGGGCGAGCTTTTAACCTGTTTGTTGATAAGCTGCAGGGGATTATCAAAGACGTCGCTAATGTCACCCAAGAGGTAAAGAGTGGCGCAGACAATATTAATAGTCAGACACAAGTGATGGCTGAGCAATTAGCTAGTCATAACAATGAGACAGATCAGGTTGTCACCGCAATCACTGAGATGTCGGCTACCGCGAATGAGGTCGCACTCAATACTTCGCAAGTGGCGGAGGCAACGCTCGCGGCGACTGGAGATGTGACCAAGGCTCAAAATTGTGTCGACACTTCATTAACCGAAGTCTCATCATTAATGTCTGAAATCGACACGGCTGCAGCGCATATTAACTCCCTGCGTGAACAATCTCAGAAAATTAACAGTGTATTGACTGTGATTGGTGGTATTGCCGAGCAAACGAATCTATTGGCGTTAAATGCAGCCATTGAGGCGGCGAGGGCCGGTGAGCAGGGTCGAGGATTTGCCGTGGTTGCCGATGAAGTGCGCAGCTTAGCCAGCAGGACTCAGACCAGTACCTTGGAAATTAACGAAATGCTGAGTGAGCTTCACAATTTAGTGTCATTGGCTGTAAGTACCATGGATGCAAGTCAGCAGAGCTGTTTACGTTCGGTTGAGTCGTCCAGAGCCATCTCTGAGAGCCTTGGCGCGGTGACATCGGCCGTAACATCGATTAATGATATGAGTACTCAGATAGCAACCGCAGCAACGGAGCAAAGCTCAGTGACCGAAGAGATTAACCGTAACGTGTTTACGATTCAGGATATCGTCAACGAGTTAATGAGTTCGAGCCAAAGTACTTCTGGAGTGAGCCACAAGCTGACTCAAGAAGGCGATACTCTCGGGCGTTTGGTTGGACAGTTTAAGGTATAG